One Pseudomonas sp. HOU2 genomic window carries:
- a CDS encoding DUF2789 domain-containing protein — protein MEQPTHSLPSLFKQLGMDNDPTSIDQFIATHSPLKPELHLADAFFWSKSQADFLRGEILDDADWAEVVDQLNVLLRKGRVLED, from the coding sequence ATGGAGCAGCCAACCCACAGCCTGCCGTCCCTGTTCAAACAACTGGGAATGGACAACGACCCGACCAGCATCGACCAATTCATCGCCACCCATTCACCACTCAAACCCGAGTTGCACCTGGCGGACGCGTTTTTCTGGAGTAAAAGTCAGGCGGATTTCTTGCGTGGTGAAATTCTTGATGATGCGGATTGGGCGGAGGTGGTGGATCAGTTGAATGTGTTGTTGCGCAAGGGGCGGGTTTTGGAGGACTGA
- a CDS encoding YbaK/EbsC family protein, whose product MRMAKKVQSSLSRAHCEYDVVAHRHSASSLETARVSGVPAERVAKSVILDDHHGHYLMAVLPASRHLDLSKVRNSGEWQITRESNLAHIFDDCERGAVPPLGGSYGLDMVIDPLLTRQKDIYLEAGNHNYLLHMSMPEFLKMVPHAEVRELSH is encoded by the coding sequence ATGCGTATGGCAAAAAAAGTGCAGAGCAGCCTGAGTCGGGCGCACTGCGAATATGACGTCGTGGCCCACCGACATTCGGCCAGCAGCCTGGAAACCGCTCGGGTTAGCGGGGTGCCCGCCGAGCGCGTGGCCAAATCGGTGATTCTCGACGACCATCACGGGCATTACCTGATGGCCGTGCTGCCGGCCAGCCGGCACCTGGACTTGAGCAAGGTGCGCAACAGCGGCGAATGGCAGATCACCCGGGAAAGCAACCTGGCGCATATTTTCGATGACTGCGAACGTGGCGCGGTGCCGCCGCTGGGTGGTTCCTACGGGCTGGACATGGTCATCGATCCGTTGCTGACCCGGCAGAAAGACATTTACCTGGAAGCCGGCAACCACAACTACCTGCTGCACATGAGCATGCCCGAGTTTCTGAAAATGGTGCCGCATGCCGAGGTGCGGGAGTTGAGTCATTAG
- a CDS encoding NfeD family protein: MNSRCCLFFLILLASASVLAADVPLTAVNPIGLWLITLGIAFLIAEAALPNYGVIGLGGIIMFVIGALILGNAELPVPMIIGLGLISALLLIALIVRALKTRPRHAVSGDAGLVGSVTAVTTVQAQNAHSGFVQLQGEQWQVHSATPLHTGQSVRVVGRNGLLLKVAATDAVRHGE; encoded by the coding sequence GTGAACAGCCGATGTTGTTTGTTTTTCCTGATACTGCTGGCCAGCGCCTCGGTCCTTGCGGCTGACGTCCCGCTGACGGCGGTCAATCCGATCGGCCTGTGGCTGATCACCCTCGGCATTGCCTTTCTGATCGCCGAAGCCGCGCTGCCCAACTACGGCGTGATTGGCCTGGGCGGGATCATCATGTTCGTCATTGGCGCGCTGATCCTGGGCAACGCCGAATTGCCTGTGCCGATGATCATCGGCCTTGGCCTGATCAGCGCCCTGCTGCTGATCGCGCTGATCGTCCGCGCCCTGAAAACCCGCCCGCGCCACGCCGTCAGCGGCGATGCCGGGCTGGTCGGCAGCGTGACGGCGGTGACCACCGTGCAAGCGCAAAACGCCCACAGCGGCTTTGTGCAATTGCAGGGTGAACAGTGGCAAGTGCACAGTGCGACACCGCTGCACACCGGGCAATCGGTGCGCGTGGTCGGGCGAAATGGCTTATTGCTGAAAGTCGCCGCGACTGACGCGGTGCGACACGGAGAGTGA
- a CDS encoding MarR family transcriptional regulator, with amino-acid sequence MNISSAMVVAARHWRKICQTTLVNYGISEACAVPLLMIGRLGEGVRQVQVAQAAGMESPSLVRLLDQLCHAGYVCRTEDAQDRRAKCLSLTDTGRELVQAVESELVRLRHEVLEGIDQSDLEATLRVLRAFEAANPPVVINS; translated from the coding sequence ATGAACATCAGCAGTGCCATGGTGGTGGCCGCCAGGCATTGGCGGAAGATCTGCCAGACCACGCTGGTCAACTACGGCATCTCCGAAGCCTGCGCCGTGCCGTTGTTGATGATCGGGCGGCTGGGCGAGGGTGTGCGTCAGGTGCAAGTGGCGCAGGCGGCGGGGATGGAGAGTCCGTCGCTGGTGCGTCTGCTCGATCAGTTGTGCCACGCCGGCTACGTCTGCCGCACCGAAGATGCGCAGGATCGCCGGGCCAAGTGCCTGAGCCTGACCGACACCGGCCGTGAACTGGTGCAAGCGGTGGAAAGTGAACTGGTACGTCTGCGTCATGAAGTGCTCGAAGGCATCGACCAGAGTGATCTGGAAGCTACGCTTCGGGTACTGCGAGCTTTTGAGGCGGCCAATCCGCCTGTGGTGATCAATTCTTGA